The nucleotide window ttactaaatataaacttactataaatagaaaaaactagttctttctaaaaataaagtagttcagttagttatattaattatcttactagaaatacattagttctattaattcaactagtttattaatttacttactaaactagttcaactacaactaaagtagttcaactagtttattaatttacttactaaaaataaaatagttgctttaactaaaaaaataaactagttctattaattttcgtactaaaaataaaatagttgtattAACTCAACTAGTTCAATTAAGCACTTACGATGAATAAAAATAAGCTAGTTCAACgagttatattaattttcttactaattttattaaacacttactaaaatttaaccctaactaatttgatggactctaaaatttaatcctaactaattcgatgaactctaaaactaattctacttaacaactactgccataattagcatctaatttgatgaaccctaactaattagatgaactctaaaatttaaccctaagaaccctaactaggcagaggtagggggggaggaggaggagggcgtgctCACCTCTGGCGCCGGCGGAGTTAGGGAGAGGGGCACGCGGCGTCGAGGTTGGggacggggtcggggcggcgggcgCACGGCGGAGGGCGGCGATGTAGGTGGGGgtgtcgaggtcggggtcgggggcggcgtcgaggtcgcggtcaggggcgggggcggcgtcgaAGGTGTGCGGAGAGCGACGGGTCGCGCGCGGCGGCCGACGACGATGCAGGGCGGCGACAGCGGAGGAgtagggatttgggggaagtggtCGTGGGGAAGAACGAACCGCACGGTTAATTAAGTTAAAAGTAGCAGTAGTACGTTTCAGGAAGTGCGCTGCTGCTACGGTAGCTATAGCGTGTTTCCTAACAAGCGCTACTGGTAttccttctcttttttatttgctttccatttaattttattttcattagcagtagcgcctttgtccataaacgcgctgctacaaaacaagtagcggtagcgcggttcCACATAGATCGCTattactatgtgtagcctatcggctacACCGTGGGAATTTTAATAGTAGCGCTTTTGTACTcgggcgcgctactgctataactgtATCTGTAGCGCGCTTTTAAATACCGCGTTGCTGCTAATTAGCACCAGCGTGTGTTTTtatcccgcgctactgctaatatTCTGTGTATACgatttttcctagtagtgacttCCCCTACTCACTGGAGCCGGCCTCTGTGAGGATGGAACAAACTAAACATTGATTGAGCATTTTGTGAGAAGGATGGAACGAGAGGAGCGGGCATGATTTTGAGGAATAATGAGGTAGCATCATCTTCCATCTTGCGGATTCCTTCATATTTGTTCAAGTGCCCAGGAAGCTGAAACGACGACATGTGCAAAGGGCATTGCCGTTGCGCTAGAGTGGAGTGGACATGGCCTTTTATCTTTGACTCAGACTGCAGTGTCGCCATTGATATGTTACGCCACTGTGACTTGAGTCGGTCCCCGATGGCTGCACTTGTTAAGGAATTGAAAAAACTGTTACATTCAAGTTGAGAACATCTACTTTTGCATGTATATAGAAATCAAAATTCTGTAGTTCATGCACTTGCCCAGATGAGAAAGACATCGTCTTGCACGACCGTCTAGGTAAGGAACGGCCCGGATGAGAGGAATAAAAAACAGTTATGTTCAGGCTGAGAACATCTACTTTTGCATGTACGTAGAAATCAAAATTTCTGTAATTCATACACTTGTCCAAATGGGAAAGACATCGTCTGGCACAGTCGTCTAGCTGAGGCACGGCTCAGATGAGATTGATCAGCTGTGCAGATCATCAGATTGTAATGACTTTTCTCAAAAAATATATCAGATTGTAATGACAACTCTTGATGAATGAAACACCATTTTTTTCTTAAAAAAGGAGTCctgatcttttttattttttgagaACAGCCATTAATCTGCCGGGTGAAACAGAAAACCGAAGGAGAGATAAGGTTTGGGCCAGCCCAGCCAcagcctctccctcgcccccgaGCTCAGCTCGCCTCCCCTCCGCCTCACCTCGCCGGCGTCGCCATCTCCTCCCACCCCGCCGCCCTCATGCTCCTCCCAATGCGCCGCCTCGCCTCTTCTCCTTCCCTCCCAGCCATCTACCCGCACATCTCCCCTGCGCGGCGCTCCCTTGGGCTCCGGCGACAACATGGTCGAGGGGCGTCGGCAAGGAGGACGTCAGCGACGCCTGTGGTATGCTGCTTGGGTTCCCTGCCCGTGGCCAGTCAGTCGAGCCAATCGACAATGACCGGAGCGAATCCGGTGACGGTGGCGGGCACAGAGAGACCATCGGAGTGGAGCGGGGACGCGATACGCCGGCGTTTCCTTGATTTCTACGCCGCCCGTGGCCACAAGATACTTCCGAGCTCGTCTCTCGTGCCCGATGACCCCACCGTGTTCCTCACCATAGCTGGGATGCTTCAGTTCAAGCCTATATTTCTTGGCAAGGTGCGTCCGCATTATCAGACCATCAATTCCCGAAGTTTTAGTGGTTTCTGAGAAATTGGGGAATGTGGCGAACAAGGATAGTTTTCACTTTTCGTTTATAGTACTCCAGAAAAAACAGGAATAGAAAACACTTAACAAATTCCATGTCATGGCATATTGAACCCTACATGAACTAAAATCACAGGAATATGTAATACAAGTTGTTTGGTTGCACCACATGAGAAATGTAGGAATTTCCTTGGAGCATGGGGTGTGTGACATTGTCATAGACACAAAGCAAAATTTCAATGAAATTTGTGCTTTGtacttttttttagaaaaggttGTGCTTTGTACTTGCATCCAAACTAGCGGGTAGGAAAATTTCTTGTCGTTTCCAGTCCCTCAAATCAAACAAGCTTTACATGAAAAATTCCTAAGGAATAGAATTCTCCAAAATTCCTACTAATCAAAGATGCCCTTATGTTTCAGTCCATTAGCACAATTCTTATCGTTATTTGTTGTCCATAACAACAATAGTGCTGTCTACAGTTCAATTCAATTTCTGAGTCATTGCATTCGTAGTAACAGGGAAGGAATTTCATCGTTGTTCCTAGATACACACACTATATTACAGTCTGTGCCTGTTTGATTTTACTACATGATGAAGTCCGTGTATTGTTACTTTAGGAACCTAGGCGTGTACCATGTGCCACCACCTCCCAGAAATGTATACGGACAAATGACATTGAGAATGTGGGACGCACATCCCGACATCAAACCTTCTTTGAGATGCTTGGGAACTTCAGCTTTGGCGATTACTTCAAGAAGGACGCAATCAAATGGGCATGGGAGCTGACAACCAAGGAGTATGAACAATTCCTTTATTCCGCATGCATCATGATATCCATGATGGTAAACTTTAAGCTGTTTATCTGGAAAAGATTGCCATGTCTCCGCTTGTTATCATAGAGATGTTGTTCACACGTTTCAAATCCATTATTATGCCGGATGTGATCTTTGTCACTTTGTGCTATGCAAATACATTATTATGTCAAGCTTCAGCTGTTCTTAAACTGATCTTATATTACCTCAATGATGTTACTTGCATTTTAACTATCAGACTAGGCAAAGGAATCCACTTTACTCCACTGGGTTTTAATGGGTAGTTATAGTCCCCTGAACCTTTTGGGTCCACTTAACCTCCTGAACTTCTTTTTGGTCTACTTAACTCCTGGAACTTATAATAATGGGTCACTTCACTGTTCACTCCCTGACATCACATGTGGATGGTAATGCCATCTTCTACCTGCTTCGTGCTCAATATGTGTTGATTAGTCGGCCAGGCCCACCATGTTGTAGAAAATGATGTCAACATGCATGTGTTGGAAAAGTCACTCCAAAACCAGCCTGGGGGGAGGGTGTGTGAAATGATCTGCTATTAGAATTACAATAGTTTAagacagggggggggggggggttgtgcAAATTTGTGTTACTTGAGGAGGAAAGTGGACTTTTTCTTTGACTCTGTGGAATCTTTAGAACATACTATGAAGTGCCACGCAACAGCATTCCTGCAATTCCTTTTCATGTTCTGCTAGTGCTGCCATTCATTTTGTTTGTGAACTTTGTTTAGGTATGGATTACCCCCAGAAAGATTGTGGATTAGTGTATTTGAAGATGACGACGAGGCATTCTCTATTTGGCTCAATGAGGTCAGTTATGTAAAACTGCATATTTCTGCAATTTTGCATACCTTCtctgtttgtttgtttgtttgtttgtttgttacTGCTGTGATAAATATATAGTACATTTAACCACATATCACTGCTAATTCTCATTAATTTAACCCTGTGCATGGTTAAGAATTCACGAGATATATCTGTAGACAAAAAACCTTTAAAATCCCCAGAAAAATATGCAAGTTTTCCATAACAACTCAGTTTTAGTAAAAAGAGAGTAGAGATTCCGTGTAATGAATTTGTGATTCTTCACTAGTTATTTGAAATGTCAAACTTTCATGTGAGAGGTGTAGGGATCGTGTTTGGTATCATGGTACATGACACTCGAAAGATATAATGTTCTTCATTTGGTATTTTGTTAAGCTTATAGCAACGAATTTCTTCCTGCTTATTCTATCCAGGTTGGTGTACCAAAGGAACGGATAAAGAGGATGGGCGAGGATGATAATTTTTGGACTAGTGGTGCAACTGGACCTTGCGGACCATGTTCTGAAATGTATTATGATTTCCATCCTGAGAGAGGATCCTTGAATGCGGTATGTAAAGATTCTATGGCATCGATGGTTAAATGTTCAGTATTTTCTATTCTGTATGGAGTTCTCCAGTAACTGAAATTAGTGATGTTCATATAGTTGTGTGCAGGATTTGAATGATGATAGCCGATTTATCGAATTCTATAATCTTGTCTTCATGCAATACAACAAAAATGATGATGGATCTCTAGAACCATTGAAACAAAAGAACATTGATACAGGAATGGGGCTTGAGCGTATGGCGCGCATTCTTCAAAATGTAATGCTTGGCAATCCTTCAAATGGTCCATAACATTTTTTTTTAGCTACAATCTAACTTTGCACAGTTGTCTATTATATAGGTTCCAAACAATTACGAGACAGACTTGATTTTCCCAATAATGGAAAAGGCAGCAAGCATGGCGCTAGTTTCCTACGGTAAAGCTGATGATGCTATGAGGACAAATCTTAAAGTAAATCAATCTGGATCTATTACTTGTTTCATGATAAATTAGTTGTATGGACATAACCATTGGCATTTTCTCTCTTGCTAGGTAATTGGTGATCACATGAGGGCAGTTGTTTATCTCATATCAGATGGGGTCATCCCCTCGAATATTGGGAGAGGATATGTTGTTCGAAGGCTTATAAGAAGGGTCGTCCGGACTGGTAGATTGATAGGTATGAGAGGTGATGGGCATGAGAACTCTGAAGGTGCATTTTTACCTTCTCTAGCTGAGACAGTAATTAGCCTTAGCAGTGAGATAGATCCAGATGTTGAATCAAGGCGGAAATCGATTCTTGGAGAACTTCTAAGGGAAGAGCTGCGATTTGTACAGACTCTGGGAAGAGGTGAAAAGTTATTAGATGAACTTTTGGATGAGGCATTAGGTAGTGCTGGCGGGGACAAGCCTTGCCTATCTGGAAAAGATGTATTTCTTTTATATGATACATATGGTTTCCCCATTGAGATTACAGCTGAAATAGCTAGTGAACGGGGTGTTACTATTGATATGAAGGGGTTTGATATTGAAATGGAAAACCAAAGAAAACAATCTCAGGCTGCTCACAATGTTATCAAACTTTCTGTGGGAAATGAGACTGAGATTGTCAAAAGTATCCCTGATACTGAATTTTTAGGGTATGAGTCCCTTTTTGCAACAGCTGTTGTTAAAGCTCTCTTAATTAATGGAAACCCAGTAGAAAATGTTTCAGAAGGTACTGATGTGGAAATACTATTAGACCGAACACCGTTCTATGCTGAATCAGGTGGTCAAGTTGGAGACAATGGTTTCTTATATGTGTATGGAGAGGAAGGTGGGAAACAAAATGCAGTCATAGAAATCAAAGATGTCCAAAAATCCCTGGGAAACATCTTTGTTCACAAAGGCACAATTAAACAGGGGTCAGTCGAGGTTGGAAAGAAAATCGACGCTGCAGTTGATGGAAAACTGAGGCAGGGAGCCAAGGTATGAAAACTATGAATATTTTTTCTTTCTTCCGTCTTCATGAATTTTATGAATAATTAAATTTTACTTCTGTTTTCATGCATTTTATGAATAATTAATTGTTGGGTCATCTGTGTGCTTTTGCTGGCTGGCATTTTAGACATTTGTAATAATTTTGTGAGCTTTAGACAAATATCATTTAGGCGCCTTTACTGGCTTTAAACAAGATACAAATATTGCTCAAGATAGTTATTTCGTTTTGCTGGTGTCCTCTGATAGCTTAGCATACATTCACATAAAATGTCTGATTGTCTGCAAAGATATTACTGGTAACTGGCATGAATATCAGTAAAAGGAAATGAGCTCTTTGTGACCTCAATTATCTAGTGTCTTCTCAGCATATGCTAGAACATGATGATATTACTGTTGCCTTGAAACAAAAtgtttgcctctaacaaatgctCATCCAGGAAGTTACCGATTGCATCTTTTGCTACAGCACCTATCTATTTCCATTTCTTCTTTAACTTCTTTCTGTTTCCCCGTCTAGGCTCATCATACTGCTACACATCTACTACAGTCCGCTCTTAAAAGTGTCATTGGTTCAGAGACATCACAGGCTGGATCCCTTGTGGCTTTTGACCGCCTCCGATTTGACTTCAGTTTCCATCGGCCCCTTACAGAAAAGGAGTTACTGGAAATTGAATCACTGGTGAACCAATGGATTAGCGACGCAACACATCTTGAGACAAATGTGATGGCATTGCAAGATGCGAAAAATGCTGGTGCCACTGCAATGTTCGGAGAAAAATATGGTGAACAGGTTGGTATTTATAAAACAAAACAAATGGCATTCGAAATTAAGATATTACAGCAACATTTCTGCAAAGTCATATCACAGCATGCGATGTTTAAATTTTTGTGAATTCT belongs to Triticum urartu cultivar G1812 chromosome 7, Tu2.1, whole genome shotgun sequence and includes:
- the LOC125525525 gene encoding alanine--tRNA ligase, chloroplastic/mitochondrial, with translation MLLPMRRLASSPSLPAIYPHISPARRSLGLRRQHGRGASARRTSATPVVCCLGSLPVASQSSQSTMTGANPVTVAGTERPSEWSGDAIRRRFLDFYAARGHKILPSSSLVPDDPTVFLTIAGMLQFKPIFLGKEPRRVPCATTSQKCIRTNDIENVGRTSRHQTFFEMLGNFSFGDYFKKDAIKWAWELTTKEYGLPPERLWISVFEDDDEAFSIWLNEVGVPKERIKRMGEDDNFWTSGATGPCGPCSEMYYDFHPERGSLNADLNDDSRFIEFYNLVFMQYNKNDDGSLEPLKQKNIDTGMGLERMARILQNVPNNYETDLIFPIMEKAASMALVSYGKADDAMRTNLKVIGDHMRAVVYLISDGVIPSNIGRGYVVRRLIRRVVRTGRLIGMRGDGHENSEGAFLPSLAETVISLSSEIDPDVESRRKSILGELLREELRFVQTLGRGEKLLDELLDEALGSAGGDKPCLSGKDVFLLYDTYGFPIEITAEIASERGVTIDMKGFDIEMENQRKQSQAAHNVIKLSVGNETEIVKSIPDTEFLGYESLFATAVVKALLINGNPVENVSEGTDVEILLDRTPFYAESGGQVGDNGFLYVYGEEGGKQNAVIEIKDVQKSLGNIFVHKGTIKQGSVEVGKKIDAAVDGKLRQGAKAHHTATHLLQSALKSVIGSETSQAGSLVAFDRLRFDFSFHRPLTEKELLEIESLVNQWISDATHLETNVMALQDAKNAGATAMFGEKYGEQVRVVEVPGVSMELCGGTHVSNTAEIRGFKIISEQGIASGVRRIEAVAGDAFVEYVCSRDNYMRHLCSSLKVKAEDVNSRVETIVEELRTARNEASSLRSKIAVLKAASLASKAVLVEPHNVRILVENMGDVDADALKSAAEHLVGTLQDPAAVILGSSPGDGKVSLVAAFSPGVVKLGVQAGKFVGGIAKLCGGGGGGKPNFAQAGGRKPENLPDALEKARAEIVAVVSSKAS